CCTGAAGGTCTTTGAGCGCACCACCCGACAGCTGGCACTGACGCAGTTTGGTGAGGCCTTGCTTCCCTATGTGAACGCCACGCTGGATAAAAATAGTCAGCTTATTAATTTCATTGCCGATTATAAGCATGAAAAACGCGGGAAAGTGACGATTTACGCCCCGACAGGTATCGTGACCTATCTCTCCCGTCATGTGATCCACCAGATAAAAGATATCGGTGATATTCGTATCTCACTCAAAACATACAATCTGGATCGCAATGAATTTTCTGAGGGTGTGACCTTTCCGGATGACTGCGATATTTTAATTACCTATGCTCAGCCGAAAGACGAAAGTCTGGTCGCGAGTGTTTTAACCAAATATTCCGTTACCGCCTTCGCGACCGAAGAGTATTTAAATCAGTACCCATTAAACGGTCCGGAAGATTTAATAAACCATTCTTGTATTTTAATCGACTCCATGCTGGTGGATGATGCTAACATCTGGCGTTTTCGCGTTCATGGCAGTGATGATGTACAGGATTACCGGGTTACCGGGAATTATATTTGCGACAATACGCAGACCGCTCTGGAGCTGGCGAGAAATAATCTCGGTATCGTCTTTGCCCCAAAAGAGAGCCTGAAAAAAGAGTTAAAAAACGGTTCACTTGTTCCCTGCTTCCCGCATCAGGAAGAGTGGTGGCTTGATCTCACGGCCATTTTCCGCAAGCGTGAATACCAGCCATGGCGCGTGCAATACGTTCTGGATGGCGTCCTGAATAATCTTCGCCAGCAAATAACTCAGGCCGCCAACGGACGGCCTGAACTGGATGATTAGAACAGCCCCAGCGGTTTATCGGAGTAGCTGACCAGCAGGCATTTCGTCTGCTGATAATGCTCCAGCATCATCTTGTGCGTTTCACGCCCGATGCCTGACTGCTTATAACCCCCAAAGGCCGCATGCGCCGGGTAGGCGTGATAGCAGTTGGTCCATACGCGACCGGCCTGAATCCCCCGCCCCATTTTATACGCCAGATTGCCGTTGCGGCTCCAGACGCCAGCTCCCAGGCCATACGGCGTATCGTTGGCAATCTTCAGCGCCTCCTCCATCGTTTTAAAGGTCGTCACGGCCAGCACCGGTCCGAAAATTTCCTCCTGGAAAACGCGCATGTTGTTCTTGCCAGACAGAATGGTCGGTTCAAGGTAATACCCTTCCTGCAGATCGCCACCGAGCACTTTACGACGTCCACCGGTCAGGACATCCGCCCCTTCTTTTTTGCCGATATCAATGTAATTGAGGATAGTCTCCAGTTGTCCATGTGACACCTGTGCGCCCATCTGCGTCACGTTATCAAGCGGGTTACCGCTGCGGATCGACTCCACACGGCGAATGGCCCGTTCCATAAAGCGCTCATAGATCGACTCCTGTACCAGCGCACGGCTTGGGCAGGTACAGACTTCGCCCTGGTTAAAGGCAAACAGCGCAAACCCTTCCAGCGCTTTATCGAAGAACGCGTCCTCTTCCTCCATCACGTCCGCAAAGAAGATATTCGGGGATTTACCGCCGAGCTCCAGCGTCACCGGAATGATGTTCTGGGTGGCGTACTGCATGATCTGCTGGCCCACTTCCGTCGAGCCGGTAAACGCCACTTTGGCGATGCGTTTTGAGGTAGCCAGATATTCCCCAATCTCACCCCCGGCCCCGTTGACCACGTTAATCACGCCTGGTGGCAGCAGGTCACCGATAATGTCCATCAACAGCAGTACCGACAGCGGCGTCAAGCGGGCCGGTTTCAGCACAATGCAGTTCCCGGCCGCCAGCGCGGGCGCCATTTTCCAGCTCGCCATCAGCAGCGGGAAGTTCCACGGGATAATCTGCCCCACCACGCCCAGCGGCTCGTGGAAGTGATACGCCACGGTGTCGCTATCAACTTCACTGATCCCCCCCTCCTGAGCACGAATACAGGAGGCAAAATAGCGGAAGTGGTCAATCGCCAGCGGCACATCCGCCGCCATTGTTTCACGGATCGGCTTGCCGTTATCCCAGGTTTCTGCCGTCGCCAGCAGCTCAAGATTTTGCTCCATCCGGTCGGCAATTTTGAACAGGATCGCCGCCCTGTCCTGCACGGAAGTCTGTCCCCATTTATCTTTGGCTTTATGCGCCGCATCCAGCGCCAGATCGATATCGCGCCTGCCTGAGCTGGCTATCTCGCACAGCGGCTGGCCGGTGACGGGGGTCAGGTTGGAATAGTATTCGCCGTCGACGGGTGCCACCCAGTCGCCGCCAATAAAGTTGTCATAGCGGGGTTTCAGCTTGAGAGGAAAACCGTACTCGCCTGGCTGAATGCGTGAAGAGGGAGGATTGTTTGTCATGACCGTCTCCTTGCTGTTGGTGTACATCAAGGGTAGTCCCGGCTGGTGATTTTATCGCCAGCCGGTAACGGTGTTTACGACAGGGGTCACGCTGTTTCTGGAAAGAGTAACGAATCCCGTAATAAATGGTCGTTACCGCGACGGCGGGTAAAACCGATGCGGTTGAAATATTCCAGGATCTGAATGGCCAGCTTACGTCCGACGTTCAGACGATCGCGGAAATCAGCCGCACAGGTCGAGCCTCGCGCCTGATCCAGTTCGCGGATCAGACTGGCAAACGCGACAATCCGATCGTTACGGTAATAACGATCTTTCACGATCGCAACGATGAGCCCCTGCTGCGCGGCATGGCGCAATACCTGGCGCATCACCTGCTCGTCGGTATTCGTTTCCCGGGCGAGATCGCGAACCCACCAGGGCTCATCGCCAAACAGAGGGGCCGCTTTTTGCCAGATTGCCTCTTGCTCTGCGGTGAACCCGGCTTTGTGATCCGGCAGATGCAGCCAGCCGTGGTGGCTTTTGATCACGCCGCTTTCACGCATGTTTTCTATCAGCAACAGCACCAGCGCATCGTCTTCCATGGGCAGCGCCATACGACGCAGGCGCTCGCGCCCCGGGCCAGGCTCATCCTGATGCTGTTCATGGTAGGTGGCGAGCGTATTCAGTACCTTACGCTGCCAGCACGCCGCAACCGGCGCGTTCAGCAGGTTATTACCGGCCTGGATAAATCCCGGCTGCTGGGTCAGCGGGAGCAAGCCTTCGTTGCTGAGCTGACGTGCCCAGGCGAAGTCGGTCAGGTTCACCGCACCGCGTTCAAGATGCACCTCCAGCGCAGCCTTGTCATTGCTGGCCTGCGCCAGTGCCGACAGCCACTGCAAATACTCCGGTTTACGCTTCCCGCGACGCGGCGGGTTGAGCGTCACCACCCGCGCCCCGGCCAGCGTTTCCCGCGCCGAGATATCACGCAGCACCAGACGGTCATTATCTGCCAGCCAGAGCGGCGTATCGAAAACCAGTTCAGCGAGATCGTTTTCCAGCAGCGACACACGCCCGGTGATATGGCTGGCCGCATGGTGGATATGCAGCGGCTGCCACTGGCTGAGCGGGATATGCGTCTGCAGGGAGACAATCACCCGCTCAGACGGTTCTGGCGGCGCCTCAGACAGCAGCCAGTCGCCGCGGTTTAGCTGCGCTTTCTCCGCATCGCCGGCAATATTGAGGGCGATACGCTGCCCGGCATGAGCGTGTTCAACGGGCTGGTTTTGCGCATGCAACCCGCGCACGCGCATCGGTTTGTTAACGCCCGTCAGCCATACGGTATCGCCCACCTTCACTTCCCCACTCAGGGCGGTACCGGTCACCACCAGACCCGCCCCTTTCACGGTAAACGCCCTGTCGATGGCCAGACGAAAGCGGTGATGGCTGGCATGTTCTCGCGACGAGAGCTGCTGCAAATGGTGGCGAAGTGCGTCGATCCCGCGCCCTTCTGTGGCGACCGTTTCAAACAGCGCAGCATCGGTAAAGCCATATTCGCGCAACGTGGCCTGCACCGCCTCGCGCACCTCGTGAATACGCGTCGCGTCCACACGATCGGCTTTGGTCAGCGCCACGGTCAACTGTGGGTTGCCCGTCAACTGCAGGATCGCCAGGTGTTCACGCGTTTGCGCCATAACGCCGTCATCACAGGCCACCACCAGCAGGGCATGGTCAATACCACCGACCCCCGCCAGCATGTTGGAAAGAAACTTTTCGTGGCCGGGGACGTCAATAAAGCCCAGCACGCGGCCATCGGGCTGTGGCCAGTAGGCATAACCCAGATCAATGGTCATACCGCGCTTTTTCTCTTCCGGCAGGCGATCGGCATTAACGCCCGTGATGGCCTGCAACAAGGTGGTTTTTCCGTGGTCAACATGACCGGCGGTGGCAATAATCATTTCAACAACATCTCCAGAAATCGCTCTTCATCTTCAAGACAGCGTAGATCCAGCCACATTCGGCCATCGTAAATTCGCCCGATAACCGGCGTAGGCAGGGCACGCCAGCGCGCAGAGAGCGCGTCAAGCCTGCTGCCGCGGCCATCGCGCGGGGTGAAGGTCAGGGCCGCGCTGGGCAGCCGATCCACCGGTAACGAGCCACTGCCAATTTGCGACTGGCAGGACTCAATGCGCACGTCGAAATCGGCGTAATGCGACGCGACATTGGGCAACAGTAACTCGGCCTGCGCGCGAATCGAGGCGGCATCGCGCGTTAACAGACGCAGCGTTGGCAGGCGTTCCGCCAGTTTCTCCGGGTGGAGATAGAGTCGCAGCGTCGCGTCCAGCGCGGCAAGCGTCATTTTATCGGCGCGCAGGGCGCGCTTGAGCGGATGCTGCTGCAGCTTCGCAATCAGCTCACGCTTACCGACAATGATCCCGGCCTGCGGCCCGCCCAGCAGTTTATCGCCAGAGAAACTGACCAGGCTAACGCCCGCCGCAATCATCTCCTGCACCATCGGCTCTTTCGGCAGACCATACTGGCTTAGATCCACCAGCGAGCCGCTGCCGAGATCGGCAATCACCGGCACATTCAGCTCGCGGCCAATCGCCGCCAGCTCAGCCTCTTCAACGGTTTTGGTGAACCCTTCAATATGATAATTACTGGTGTGGACCTTCATCAGCAGGGCGGTGTTTTCATTAACCGCCGCACGGTAATCTTTCGCATGGGTCCGGTTAGTGGTACCCACTTCCTGCAGGGTACAGCCCGCCTGGCGCATCACGTCCGGGATGCGAAACGCGCCGCCAATCTCCACCAGTTCGCCGCGCGAGACAACCACCTCTTTGCCGCTGGCGGTCGCTGCCAGCATCAGCAGGACCGCCGCCGCGTTGTTATTCACAATGCAGGCATCTTCAGCACCGGTGAGCTGACAAAGCAGATCCGCCAGGGCCCGATCACGATGCCCGCGTCCTGCACCGCCGAGATCGTACTCCAGCGTGACAGGCGAACGCATGGCCTGCGTTACGGCGTCTACCGCCTCTTCTGCCTGCTGCGCACGCCCGAGATTGGTATGCAGGACGGTCCCCGTCAGGTTAATCACCGGGCGCAACGCGCTTTGCCCTTTCTCAACCAGCCTCTGTTCCAGCGCCTGCTCCCACGCCACGCACCAGCC
This region of Enterobacter cloacae complex sp. R_G8 genomic DNA includes:
- a CDS encoding aldehyde dehydrogenase family protein is translated as MTNNPPSSRIQPGEYGFPLKLKPRYDNFIGGDWVAPVDGEYYSNLTPVTGQPLCEIASSGRRDIDLALDAAHKAKDKWGQTSVQDRAAILFKIADRMEQNLELLATAETWDNGKPIRETMAADVPLAIDHFRYFASCIRAQEGGISEVDSDTVAYHFHEPLGVVGQIIPWNFPLLMASWKMAPALAAGNCIVLKPARLTPLSVLLLMDIIGDLLPPGVINVVNGAGGEIGEYLATSKRIAKVAFTGSTEVGQQIMQYATQNIIPVTLELGGKSPNIFFADVMEEEDAFFDKALEGFALFAFNQGEVCTCPSRALVQESIYERFMERAIRRVESIRSGNPLDNVTQMGAQVSHGQLETILNYIDIGKKEGADVLTGGRRKVLGGDLQEGYYLEPTILSGKNNMRVFQEEIFGPVLAVTTFKTMEEALKIANDTPYGLGAGVWSRNGNLAYKMGRGIQAGRVWTNCYHAYPAHAAFGGYKQSGIGRETHKMMLEHYQQTKCLLVSYSDKPLGLF
- the selA gene encoding L-seryl-tRNA(Sec) selenium transferase; amino-acid sequence: MTIHHSLYSQIPATDRLLREPLIHSAVERFGHTATVEMLRLLQDEARRHIQAENTLPGWCVAWEQALEQRLVEKGQSALRPVINLTGTVLHTNLGRAQQAEEAVDAVTQAMRSPVTLEYDLGGAGRGHRDRALADLLCQLTGAEDACIVNNNAAAVLLMLAATASGKEVVVSRGELVEIGGAFRIPDVMRQAGCTLQEVGTTNRTHAKDYRAAVNENTALLMKVHTSNYHIEGFTKTVEEAELAAIGRELNVPVIADLGSGSLVDLSQYGLPKEPMVQEMIAAGVSLVSFSGDKLLGGPQAGIIVGKRELIAKLQQHPLKRALRADKMTLAALDATLRLYLHPEKLAERLPTLRLLTRDAASIRAQAELLLPNVASHYADFDVRIESCQSQIGSGSLPVDRLPSAALTFTPRDGRGSRLDALSARWRALPTPVIGRIYDGRMWLDLRCLEDEERFLEMLLK
- the selB gene encoding selenocysteine-specific translation elongation factor, with translation MIIATAGHVDHGKTTLLQAITGVNADRLPEEKKRGMTIDLGYAYWPQPDGRVLGFIDVPGHEKFLSNMLAGVGGIDHALLVVACDDGVMAQTREHLAILQLTGNPQLTVALTKADRVDATRIHEVREAVQATLREYGFTDAALFETVATEGRGIDALRHHLQQLSSREHASHHRFRLAIDRAFTVKGAGLVVTGTALSGEVKVGDTVWLTGVNKPMRVRGLHAQNQPVEHAHAGQRIALNIAGDAEKAQLNRGDWLLSEAPPEPSERVIVSLQTHIPLSQWQPLHIHHAASHITGRVSLLENDLAELVFDTPLWLADNDRLVLRDISARETLAGARVVTLNPPRRGKRKPEYLQWLSALAQASNDKAALEVHLERGAVNLTDFAWARQLSNEGLLPLTQQPGFIQAGNNLLNAPVAACWQRKVLNTLATYHEQHQDEPGPGRERLRRMALPMEDDALVLLLIENMRESGVIKSHHGWLHLPDHKAGFTAEQEAIWQKAAPLFGDEPWWVRDLARETNTDEQVMRQVLRHAAQQGLIVAIVKDRYYRNDRIVAFASLIRELDQARGSTCAADFRDRLNVGRKLAIQILEYFNRIGFTRRRGNDHLLRDSLLFPETA